CTCCAGCACGCCCGATTCGCTCCAATGTACGTCGCGGCTCCGATCGTGCGACTGCGATACCGCCTGGCGGCCATCCGTGGTCTCGATAATGAGTCCCGCATCGGTAAACGGAGAGTCGGAACCCGCGAACCGCTTGAACACCCCCAGACGCGCCGCGGACACGACGGTGTAAGACTTCCCGGCGCGGTGGACCAGCATTCCCGCGTGCGGCAGGAATCGGACGAGTGGCCGCTCGGCCGCCGGCTGCGGCGGAGGCCGCTCCGCGGACCAATCGAGGTAGGCTTCCATCAGGTTGGCCAGCCGATGGGCATACATCCGGTCGTCGTCGAAGGAGGCGGTTTTACCTTTGGCCAACGATTCCAAAAAAGCGTCAGCCAGGTCGGCGGCGGCCGGGTCCCGCCCGGCCAGCAGCTCGAAACCGTGCGGATAAAAATGGTACGTGCCGCGGCTGCCGTATTCGCCGCCGTAACTGCCGTCGGGATGAAGAAACAGCCGAGCGAAGGCGACGGCTCTGTGCAGCGGCTCATCGAGCCGCTCATCGCCCGTCATCCGCCGCAACTTGGCCAAGGCGTCGATGGTAACGGTCTGATAGCCCGGATCGGCGCCGCCATACTCCTCGAACCAGCCTTCGGAAGACTGCCACGACAACAGCCGGTTCACGCGGTCGTCGGCGGCAGCCGAAAACGTCCGGTCGCCCGTGATTTCGGCCAGCCGGGCGAGTCCCAGCGCGGCCAGCGCGTGGTGGTTGGCCAACCGGCCCGTTTCGTCGTGGTTGGCCACCCATTCGGCCCGCCGCTCGAGCCAGGCCACGATTTCTGCATCGTCGAGTTCCAAGAGTTGATATGCCCGCGCGGCGGCCTGCAGAGAGAAGACCGCCGCCCCAAGCGCCCGCTCGAAGGGATAATAATCGTCGCAGGAGCCGTCGGCGTGCGACGACCGGGCGGCGAACCGCAGTGCGGCGATGGCCCATTCTCTTAGTTGCGGCTCCGCGTGCCAGCGGTTGCCTGGCAACCGGGTGGTGTAGATCAGAGCCAGCGGCAGGACCGCTTCTTGATACATTTCGCTGGGGAAGCTGGCGGTGCGATAGTGCCAAAACTGGCGGTCGAAGCAGCCGTAGCTGGCGTGCAACGGATTGCGATCGATCGCGCCCAGCAAGCGCGGCACGTGCGCCAGCGCCGCCTGAGCGTAGCGCAGCCGCGCGTCAAGGTCGCGCCGGAAAGGGAATTGCAAATTGCAAATTGCGAATTGCAAATTGCAAATGGATGGTGCAGTCAACGTGCGTTCCTTGTTCTCAATCGTAAGGTGGGACAAGCGAGCTTGCGAGCGCCGGCCCACCGAAAGCGACCTCCATCACGGTGGGCCAGCGCTCGCAAGCTCGCTTGTCCCACCTTACGGTTCCCAACGCCTAACGCCCAACACCTCTTACTACCTCCGGTAATGCGCCACGATCACCTCGGCCAGCAAGCCGATCATGCACGTCATAAACCCGGCCACGAACACCACGATGTCCGATTCCTGCATGCTGCCGGTGCTCCACCAATCGAAGGCGGTTTTCGCCGTGCCCAGCGCCATCAGCAGGCCCGACAGCGGCAAAAACACTTTCAGCGGCCGGAAGTAGAGCACGATCCGCAGTACCGTGCTCAAATACGCCAGCGTGTCTTTGATCGGGTGAAACTTGCTGCGGCCGATGCGCGGCCGGTACGCGGTAGGCACATACTTCACGGCGTAGCCATTGGTAAGAAAGGCCAGCGTCATTGTGGTGACGCAGCTAAAACCATCCGGCACGACCCACAACCAGGGCAGCATCGCCTCGCGCTTGAACGCCTTGAGCCCGGTGTTCAGGTCGGGGATTTTATGGCCGGTCAGATACGACGCGAGCTGGCGGATAAACCACTTCGTCGGCTTGCGCAGCCAAGGGAGCGTTCCTTGCTCGCTGGTCCGGGCACCGTTCACCTGATCGTAGGCGGGAAACCACCGCAGCAAGGCCGGTATGGCATCGGCCGGGTAGGAGCCGTCGGCGTCGAGCATGACCACGATTTCACCCCGGGCCTGGCGAATGCCCACCTTGCGGGCAGCCCCGGCGCCGCGGTTTTCGAGGCAGCGGACCACGCGCACCGGGCATTGCCAGCAGTCGGCGGCGAACCGCTCGGCCCGTTCGGCGGTGCGATCGGTCGAAGCGTCGTCGACCACCACGATTTCATAGCATAGCGGCTCATCGGCCAGCGTCTCGACAATTTCGCCGAGCACCCGTTCGACGGCCTGTTCTTCGTTGAAGGCGGGCAGCAGCACGGTCAGCTGGACCTGCACCTGCGCCTCGGCCGCCGGTGCAGCCAGCAACTG
The window above is part of the Pirellulales bacterium genome. Proteins encoded here:
- a CDS encoding glycosyltransferase family 2 protein: MEAWQTQLLAAPAAEAQVQVQLTVLLPAFNEEQAVERVLGEIVETLADEPLCYEIVVVDDASTDRTAERAERFAADCWQCPVRVVRCLENRGAGAARKVGIRQARGEIVVMLDADGSYPADAIPALLRWFPAYDQVNGARTSEQGTLPWLRKPTKWFIRQLASYLTGHKIPDLNTGLKAFKREAMLPWLWVVPDGFSCVTTMTLAFLTNGYAVKYVPTAYRPRIGRSKFHPIKDTLAYLSTVLRIVLYFRPLKVFLPLSGLLMALGTAKTAFDWWSTGSMQESDIVVFVAGFMTCMIGLLAEVIVAHYRR